The following DNA comes from Gottschalkia purinilytica.
TATCTGTTTTCACTCTTCCATATTTAATTGCATTATCTAGTACATTTATAAAAACTTCTTTTAACTTGTTTTCATCTCCTGATACAAATAAATTATTATTTATGTCGTATTTTATATTCATTTTATATTTATTAGCCTTTATATTCATATCTGTACATATTGAGTATAATAGTTCTTTTAAATTTACTTTAGTAAAACTTAATTTATCTTCATATGTACTTGTTTTAGAAACTTCTATTAAATCTACAACCATTCTGTGAAGTCTATCACTTTCTTCTTTGATTTTACTTGAAGCTCTATTTAAAAACTCTAAATCATCAAAGTCTTTTTGACTCATTATTTGAGCATATCCTGATATTGTAGTGAGAGGTGTTTTTAGTTCATGTGTGACATTATTAAAAAATTCTGTTCTAGATTGCTGAAGCTTTAGAACTTTTTCTTTTTCTTTAGTTATAGTGTTCATCTGGCTTTCTATCTTTTCTTTCATGATATTAAAGTTCTTCCCTAGTTCTCCCACTTCATCTTTGTTTTTTATATTTATATCTACATCATAATTTCCTTTTGAAACTTCTTTTAATCCTTTACTAAGCTTTAATAATGGTCTAGTTATATTTAGGGAAAGAATGTATGAAAATATAAATAAAATTAGAAATAGTAGTACTGTTACATAAGTAAATATACTTAGAAATCTTTCATTAGATTCGCTTATATATGTATAATCCTTACTAAATCTTAATATCCCTAAGTTATTTTCTTTAATATGAAAAGGATAAGAGAAATTAGCGATTAGCTTATTATTAACA
Coding sequences within:
- a CDS encoding sensor histidine kinase → MKISIKYKFLIGYFTVFFIALMSLNLLAQNIVYKNTEEIIKKDMEELYKSSRNYLKQFFVVKELTENSDSFEKNKELIGMELLKTYDVGVSLYDTNGNQLEVYDNQNHNLVAFNKNNSIDLKDISNYDLDLAIKNKAALRTNYVNNKLIANFSYPFHIKENNLGILRFSKDYTYISESNERFLSIFTYVTVLLFLILFIFSYILSLNITRPLLKLSKGLKEVSKGNYDVDINIKNKDEVGELGKNFNIMKEKIESQMNTITKEKEKVLKLQQSRTEFFNNVTHELKTPLTTISGYAQIMSQKDFDDLEFLNRASSKIKEESDRLHRMVVDLIEVSKTSTYEDKLSFTKVNLKELLYSICTDMNIKANKYKMNIKYDINNNLFVSGDENKLKEVFINVLDNAIKYGRVKTDIYVKPIIKNKYIEIEIENKSDDIPNDKIDKVFEPFYRLKGKENKEKGSNGLGLYICRNIMRQHSGDINLESKDGTVKVIIKIPSWQQFGNIS